A section of the Agrobacterium tumefaciens genome encodes:
- a CDS encoding SPOR domain-containing protein, which produces MVEKNVAYNRDTRSEGFADNDPLAELARIVGFEDRPSHAGSDAAPRAVSPATRREPEFNLEDELLREFEVYDAPHADPVVLDPANDVRAGIHPNDFMQRVEQVFARREPELAPIAEPEAAAAPAPQVREEPLPEVDQAYIHNYVDTTTQDIRADFRDDAGAVAEVFDVHSRQARPAEPMVYQPATPQAAWEQPQASQPEWHAMPELPADVSSNVQPHALEPQAIDLADEVEIAVAEEAPAPISVRPPSHGGRSSLEFSSLRLPLANFGARRDVSAGDPKRVGPRSEQQPAAARIEPQVEAAAPAPAVVKAADTAPSFTPPKADTFTAAEAAEPSERPAAKNLSPMDELIYDVAKYSIPGRGEAPLVQAVPAAQVAKPEPAVVAAPPVKAAAVAAAEPAVSADDFDFAGFNDDDFELALDDLDLDLDLSDIAEAEVAPAPAPQPVREQPAAPVAVQAAAPQPVRVQPAPQPRPAPVAAPVAAVAPAPVAAAPVKARPAAPQPVAPQTLESLPFDPSQIGETEEHPETIVEMDVPELPVGVFEPKPAPRRHEEDLDIDTELATLFAPAVAGGLDRHKHAENRGAAQARPVQATEEVDEFERALEEDFRRSMQEAAASRGNAPREAENTYVDPQAAYRDEDEGGGRPWIMPVAAAIGLVLIGGGVYALMSGGSSGTGSNGAPVIISADNDPMKVVPENPGGRVVPNQDKAVYDRVAGGSAADPKQPALISSNEQPVDVVQRTLIPEQLPLEGENDADMEAAGTPVGETEDPRLLSPEEKAAQNEGAAATGVSPRKVRTMIVKPDGTLVAQEVDAPAAQPPKADKVDELAAPQTAKPGEGAPAVIAASRVPVASEQAQPQANTPASANKSAAPLPAARPSSQPANVVATVTNQGNVRPTAPAQPQAAQQQTAAATPAATSTPSAGGYYIQIASLPSQAEAQKSYQNMSAKFGSVIGGRGVDIKAAEIAGKGTFYRVRIPAGDKNEAVALCEKFRSAGGSCLVAR; this is translated from the coding sequence CGATCCGGTCGTTCTCGATCCGGCAAACGATGTCCGTGCGGGCATTCATCCCAATGATTTCATGCAGCGCGTCGAGCAGGTGTTTGCCCGCCGCGAGCCGGAGCTTGCGCCGATTGCCGAGCCGGAAGCCGCTGCCGCGCCTGCCCCGCAGGTGAGGGAGGAGCCGCTCCCGGAGGTCGATCAGGCCTATATTCACAATTATGTCGACACGACCACCCAGGACATTCGTGCGGATTTCCGCGACGATGCCGGTGCTGTGGCCGAGGTTTTCGATGTGCATTCTCGCCAGGCGCGCCCTGCCGAGCCGATGGTGTATCAGCCGGCTACGCCACAGGCTGCCTGGGAACAGCCGCAGGCCTCGCAGCCGGAATGGCACGCCATGCCGGAGCTTCCGGCCGACGTCTCCAGCAATGTTCAGCCTCATGCGCTGGAGCCGCAGGCAATCGACCTTGCCGACGAGGTGGAAATAGCCGTCGCCGAAGAAGCGCCCGCGCCGATTTCGGTTCGCCCGCCATCGCACGGCGGTCGTTCCTCGCTGGAGTTTTCAAGCCTGCGTCTGCCGCTTGCCAATTTTGGCGCGCGCCGGGATGTGTCGGCTGGTGACCCGAAGCGGGTTGGGCCGCGCTCCGAGCAGCAGCCTGCCGCAGCCCGTATCGAGCCGCAGGTGGAAGCTGCAGCGCCCGCGCCGGCGGTCGTAAAGGCCGCAGACACTGCGCCTTCTTTCACGCCGCCTAAGGCAGACACCTTCACGGCTGCTGAAGCGGCCGAGCCTTCCGAGAGGCCTGCCGCAAAAAATCTCTCGCCGATGGACGAGCTGATTTACGACGTCGCGAAATATTCGATTCCCGGCCGTGGCGAAGCGCCGCTGGTACAGGCTGTGCCCGCTGCCCAGGTGGCCAAGCCTGAGCCTGCCGTGGTTGCGGCCCCGCCCGTCAAGGCAGCAGCGGTAGCCGCTGCGGAGCCGGCAGTATCTGCCGATGATTTCGATTTCGCGGGCTTCAATGATGATGATTTCGAGCTTGCGCTTGACGATCTCGATCTTGACCTCGATCTCTCGGACATCGCTGAAGCCGAGGTTGCACCCGCGCCTGCACCGCAGCCCGTTCGCGAACAACCGGCCGCGCCCGTCGCCGTCCAGGCCGCGGCGCCGCAGCCGGTGAGGGTTCAGCCCGCACCGCAGCCGCGCCCGGCACCTGTTGCCGCGCCTGTCGCTGCCGTTGCCCCCGCGCCGGTTGCTGCCGCACCGGTTAAGGCGCGCCCGGCTGCACCTCAGCCCGTGGCGCCGCAGACGCTGGAAAGCCTGCCTTTCGATCCCTCGCAGATTGGCGAGACGGAAGAACATCCGGAAACAATCGTCGAGATGGACGTGCCGGAATTGCCCGTCGGCGTTTTTGAGCCGAAGCCTGCGCCCCGTCGTCATGAGGAAGACCTCGACATTGACACCGAGCTTGCAACGCTGTTTGCGCCCGCTGTTGCCGGCGGTCTCGACCGTCACAAGCATGCGGAAAATCGCGGCGCTGCCCAGGCGCGTCCGGTTCAGGCGACGGAAGAGGTCGACGAATTCGAACGGGCTCTGGAAGAAGACTTCCGCCGATCTATGCAGGAGGCCGCTGCCTCCCGTGGCAACGCGCCACGTGAAGCTGAAAACACCTATGTCGACCCTCAGGCCGCTTACCGCGATGAGGATGAGGGTGGCGGTCGCCCCTGGATCATGCCGGTTGCGGCTGCAATCGGCCTCGTCCTGATCGGTGGCGGCGTTTACGCGCTGATGTCAGGCGGTTCGTCCGGCACTGGCTCCAATGGCGCGCCGGTCATCATTTCCGCCGATAACGATCCGATGAAGGTTGTGCCGGAAAATCCGGGTGGCCGCGTCGTGCCGAACCAGGACAAGGCGGTTTATGACCGCGTGGCCGGTGGCAGCGCTGCCGATCCAAAGCAACCGGCGCTGATTTCCAGCAACGAACAGCCTGTGGACGTGGTTCAGCGGACGCTGATCCCTGAACAATTGCCGCTGGAAGGCGAAAACGACGCCGATATGGAAGCCGCCGGTACGCCGGTTGGCGAAACCGAGGATCCGCGCCTGCTTTCGCCGGAAGAAAAGGCTGCCCAGAATGAAGGTGCTGCCGCAACCGGCGTTTCGCCGCGCAAGGTTCGCACCATGATCGTCAAGCCTGACGGCACGCTCGTCGCGCAGGAAGTCGATGCACCGGCCGCCCAGCCGCCGAAGGCCGACAAGGTCGACGAGCTTGCAGCCCCGCAGACCGCCAAGCCCGGCGAAGGCGCTCCGGCTGTCATCGCCGCATCGCGGGTTCCGGTCGCATCGGAACAGGCTCAGCCGCAGGCGAACACGCCGGCTTCGGCTAACAAGTCGGCAGCACCGCTCCCAGCGGCGCGCCCGTCCTCGCAGCCTGCAAATGTTGTGGCGACGGTGACGAACCAGGGCAATGTCCGCCCGACCGCGCCTGCACAGCCGCAGGCCGCACAGCAGCAGACGGCAGCCGCAACACCTGCCGCCACCAGCACGCCGTCTGCCGGTGGTTATTATATCCAGATCGCCTCGCTGCCGAGCCAGGCGGAAGCGCAGAAGTCCTACCAGAACATGTCGGCCAAGTTCGGCTCGGTCATCGGTGGACGCGGCGTCGACATCAAGGCAGCCGAAATCGCTGGCAAGGGCACCTTCTACCGTGTTCGTATCCCGGCCGGCGACAAGAACGAAGCCGTGGCGCTCTGCGAAAAGTTCCGCTCTGCGGGCGGCAGCTGCCTGGTGGCGCGGTAA
- the nagZ gene encoding beta-N-acetylhexosaminidase yields the protein MTDCKAMILGCSGLSLTADEIALYRDEQPWGFILFGRNISEPQQITDLVAAMREAVGRPDAPVLIDQEGGRVQRIKAPILQAYPNARILGEIYERDRDAGLRAAWLMSRLHAFDLTRFGINIDCLPVLDVPVEGASNVIGNRAYGYSPIMVAEMGQAAADGLKAGGMLPVMKHMPGHGRGMVDSHHELPVVDVPVEELDAHDFIPFRALNNELMGMSAHLVFNAVDRERPATTSPKVIEEIIRGRIGFDGLLMSDDSSMNALKGTLGERAANIVAGGCDIVLHCNGVMSEMLQVVKEVPVLSGRTLERVRAVEAGFTAADASDEATLRAEFNAMWAVS from the coding sequence ATGACCGATTGCAAAGCTATGATCCTCGGATGCAGCGGGCTTTCGCTGACCGCCGACGAGATTGCCCTTTACCGCGATGAGCAGCCCTGGGGTTTCATCCTGTTCGGGCGCAATATTAGCGAGCCGCAGCAGATCACCGATCTTGTTGCCGCCATGCGCGAGGCGGTCGGGCGGCCAGATGCCCCGGTCCTGATCGATCAGGAGGGTGGTCGTGTACAGCGCATCAAGGCGCCGATCCTGCAAGCCTATCCGAACGCCCGTATTCTCGGTGAAATCTACGAGCGTGATCGCGATGCCGGTCTGCGCGCCGCCTGGCTGATGTCGCGCCTGCATGCCTTTGATCTTACGAGATTCGGGATCAACATCGATTGCCTGCCGGTGCTCGATGTGCCGGTGGAGGGTGCGAGCAACGTCATCGGTAACCGTGCCTATGGTTATTCACCCATCATGGTTGCCGAGATGGGGCAGGCGGCGGCCGACGGGTTGAAGGCGGGCGGCATGCTGCCCGTCATGAAACATATGCCGGGGCACGGTCGCGGCATGGTGGACTCGCATCATGAACTACCCGTGGTCGACGTGCCGGTCGAGGAGCTGGATGCGCATGATTTCATACCGTTCCGGGCTCTCAACAACGAGTTGATGGGCATGAGTGCGCACCTCGTTTTCAACGCGGTGGACAGAGAACGGCCGGCGACGACATCGCCGAAGGTGATTGAGGAGATCATCCGCGGCCGCATCGGCTTTGACGGGTTGCTGATGTCTGACGACAGCTCCATGAATGCGCTAAAGGGAACGCTGGGTGAGAGAGCTGCGAATATTGTTGCGGGTGGCTGCGATATAGTCTTGCATTGCAACGGTGTGATGAGTGAAATGCTTCAGGTCGTGAAGGAGGTTCCCGTTCTTTCCGGCCGTACGCTGGAGCGGGTGCGGGCTGTGGAGGCTGGCTTCACCGCCGCCGACGCGTCCGATGAAGCAACGCTGAGAGCGGAATTTAACGCCATGTGGGCCGTTTCCTGA
- a CDS encoding segregation and condensation protein A: MAADKSRNSTPMDKLWQDVTPERLTGEAGLVIDVAGFEGPLDLLLHLARTQKVDLSRISVLALAEQYLQFVESARRVRIELAADYLVMAAWLAFLKSKLLIPQQSKDDGPSGEEMAATLAFRLKRLEAMREAAERLVNRAQLGRDVFARGAPEHIPHINRSAFEASLYDLLSAYANLRQRQAITQVTIEKRQVWSLVEARELLNNLLGDVGEWTVLDQYLLQYVPDPAMRVTAIASAFAASLELVREGSLQIRQEGAFQPIYMRRGTRDDRAGDAQRTDND; the protein is encoded by the coding sequence ATGGCCGCAGACAAATCACGAAATTCCACACCGATGGACAAGCTCTGGCAGGATGTGACGCCGGAGCGGCTGACGGGTGAGGCCGGGCTGGTCATCGATGTCGCGGGTTTCGAAGGCCCGCTCGATCTGCTGTTGCACCTTGCCCGCACGCAAAAGGTCGATCTGTCGCGCATTTCCGTGCTGGCGCTGGCCGAGCAATATCTGCAATTCGTGGAAAGCGCGCGGCGTGTGCGCATCGAGCTGGCGGCAGACTATCTGGTGATGGCCGCGTGGCTCGCTTTTCTCAAGTCCAAGCTGCTTATCCCGCAGCAATCCAAGGATGACGGTCCCTCGGGCGAGGAGATGGCTGCGACCCTTGCCTTCCGGCTGAAGCGTCTGGAAGCAATGCGCGAGGCGGCGGAACGTCTCGTCAACCGCGCCCAGCTTGGCCGCGATGTCTTTGCCCGCGGTGCTCCGGAACATATTCCGCATATCAACCGCTCGGCCTTCGAGGCCAGCCTCTATGATCTGCTCAGCGCTTACGCCAATCTGCGGCAACGACAGGCGATCACGCAGGTCACGATTGAAAAACGGCAGGTCTGGTCGCTGGTGGAAGCGCGCGAGCTTCTCAACAATCTGCTTGGCGATGTCGGGGAGTGGACCGTTCTCGATCAGTATCTGCTGCAATATGTTCCGGATCCCGCCATGAGGGTGACGGCGATCGCCAGCGCCTTTGCCGCTTCGCTGGAGCTGGTGCGCGAGGGATCGCTGCAAATCCGGCAGGAAGGGGCGTTCCAGCCCATCTATATGCGCCGTGGCACAAGGGATGATCGCGCGGGTGACGCGCAGAGGACTGACAATGACTGA
- the scpB gene encoding SMC-Scp complex subunit ScpB — MTDHDEAAGATIVSDGVATESTVFSERQLKEAERIAEALVFASAEPVSVGFIAERLPRGMDVLATLERLKAAYADRGVNLVQVGGQWAFRTAGDLSFVIRTEEKEPKKLSRAALEVLAIIAYHQPVTRAEIEEIRGVQTSRGTLDVLMEAGWVRFRGRRRTPGRPVTIGTTVEFLDHFGLEELRDLPGLEELKGAGLLSGRIPSNFGVPLPMMSDELREDEDPITQLDLEELGLLAPGGSDGDD; from the coding sequence ATGACTGATCATGATGAGGCTGCCGGGGCGACGATCGTGTCTGATGGCGTGGCCACCGAATCCACGGTGTTTTCCGAACGTCAGCTGAAGGAGGCCGAGCGTATCGCCGAGGCGTTGGTTTTTGCCTCTGCCGAGCCGGTTTCCGTAGGCTTCATCGCGGAGCGCCTGCCGCGGGGGATGGATGTCCTTGCCACTCTTGAGCGCCTGAAAGCCGCTTATGCGGATCGGGGTGTCAATCTCGTGCAGGTGGGCGGGCAATGGGCATTCCGCACGGCTGGCGATTTGTCCTTCGTCATCCGCACGGAGGAAAAGGAACCGAAGAAGCTCTCGCGCGCGGCGCTGGAAGTTCTGGCGATTATCGCATATCATCAACCGGTGACACGTGCCGAGATCGAGGAAATCCGCGGTGTGCAGACCTCGCGCGGCACGCTTGACGTGCTGATGGAGGCGGGCTGGGTGCGTTTCCGGGGCCGCAGGCGCACACCCGGCAGACCCGTAACCATCGGCACCACGGTTGAGTTTCTCGACCATTTCGGCCTTGAGGAATTGCGCGATCTGCCGGGGCTCGAGGAGCTGAAGGGGGCAGGGCTGCTTTCCGGCCGCATCCCTTCCAATTTCGGCGTGCCCCTGCCGATGATGAGCGACGAGCTGCGCGAGGATGAAGATCCGATAACGCAACTTGATCTGGAAGAGCTGGGCCTGCTTGCGCCCGGTGGTAGCGACGGCGACGATTGA
- a CDS encoding twin-arginine translocase TatA/TatE family subunit → MGSFSVWHWLIVLVIVLVLFGRGKIPELMGDVAKGIKSFKKGMADEDQTPPPADVNAKTVDHKADEIK, encoded by the coding sequence ATGGGTTCTTTTAGTGTGTGGCATTGGCTCATCGTGCTGGTGATTGTTCTCGTCCTTTTCGGACGCGGCAAGATCCCGGAACTGATGGGCGATGTCGCCAAGGGCATCAAGAGCTTCAAGAAGGGCATGGCTGACGAAGATCAGACGCCGCCGCCGGCCGATGTCAACGCAAAGACCGTCGACCACAAGGCTGACGAGATCAAGTAA
- the tatB gene encoding Sec-independent protein translocase protein TatB yields the protein MFDIGWSELLVIAVVLIVVVGPKDLPPMIRAFGKTMAGLRKMAGEFRSQFDEALKEADMDDVRQTISDVRNLNPTNSLRDAMNPLRQLGNEIKSDLQKATTPPESLSSTPATSTAAPATSEPVAPLVSVPEPEMKLPDTPPVSAAPVAAPVVPAEKPKRARAKSIATVEAEAVAAKPKRASRAKAVAASAPVAVNSTESSAAKPTVKAVAKKAAARKVVAEKPVVVADAKPAKPAKTKAAKPKKDEA from the coding sequence ATGTTTGATATCGGCTGGAGCGAGCTGCTGGTGATTGCGGTCGTGCTGATCGTGGTTGTCGGGCCGAAAGACTTGCCGCCCATGATCCGCGCCTTCGGCAAGACCATGGCCGGTCTTCGCAAGATGGCAGGGGAGTTCCGCAGCCAGTTCGATGAGGCGCTCAAAGAGGCCGACATGGACGATGTGCGCCAGACCATCTCCGATGTCCGCAATCTCAACCCGACCAACTCGCTGCGCGATGCCATGAACCCGCTTCGCCAGCTCGGCAACGAGATCAAATCCGATCTTCAGAAGGCGACAACGCCACCTGAGAGCCTGTCATCCACACCTGCGACCTCGACGGCAGCACCTGCGACCAGTGAACCGGTTGCACCGCTCGTCAGCGTTCCCGAGCCTGAGATGAAGCTACCGGATACGCCGCCCGTGAGTGCCGCCCCCGTTGCGGCACCGGTCGTACCGGCGGAAAAGCCGAAGCGAGCCCGGGCGAAATCGATTGCGACCGTCGAGGCGGAAGCGGTTGCCGCCAAGCCGAAACGCGCCAGCCGCGCCAAAGCGGTCGCGGCGTCAGCGCCCGTCGCTGTCAACTCCACGGAAAGTTCAGCTGCAAAGCCGACCGTCAAAGCCGTCGCTAAAAAAGCGGCCGCCAGGAAGGTCGTGGCTGAAAAGCCTGTCGTGGTCGCTGATGCCAAGCCGGCAAAGCCGGCGAAAACCAAGGCTGCAAAGCCCAAGAAGGACGAAGCATGA
- the tatC gene encoding twin-arginine translocase subunit TatC — protein MSGDIEDKPQPLIEHLMELRTRLIWSLGAFFVAFIACFAVAKHLFNLLVIPYKWAVLWAGLDVTKSSLIYTAPQEFFFTQIKVAMFGAMVISFPVIASQLYKFVAPGLYKNERAAFLPFLIASPILFLIGAALVYFFFTPMVMWFFLAMQQLPEDGEVAISLMPKVSEYLSLIMTLVLSFGLVFQLPVVTTLLARVGLLTSDWLREKRKFAIVMAFVVAAVLTPPDPMSQIGLALPAIILYEISIYMARLVERKRAAESASTELEET, from the coding sequence ATGAGCGGGGACATCGAGGACAAGCCGCAGCCGCTTATCGAACATCTGATGGAACTGCGCACGCGGCTGATCTGGTCGCTGGGTGCGTTCTTCGTTGCCTTCATCGCCTGTTTTGCCGTAGCCAAGCATCTCTTCAACCTGCTTGTCATTCCCTATAAGTGGGCGGTTCTCTGGGCTGGCCTTGATGTGACGAAGTCGTCGCTGATCTATACCGCGCCCCAGGAATTCTTCTTCACGCAGATCAAGGTCGCGATGTTCGGCGCGATGGTGATTTCCTTTCCGGTGATCGCGTCGCAGCTTTACAAATTCGTGGCGCCAGGCCTCTACAAGAATGAGCGCGCCGCGTTCCTGCCGTTCCTCATCGCATCGCCGATCCTGTTCCTCATCGGTGCGGCGCTCGTCTATTTCTTCTTCACGCCGATGGTCATGTGGTTCTTCCTGGCCATGCAGCAATTGCCGGAAGATGGTGAGGTCGCGATTTCACTGATGCCGAAGGTGTCGGAATATCTGAGCCTCATCATGACGCTGGTGCTGTCCTTCGGTCTGGTGTTCCAGCTGCCGGTGGTCACCACGCTTCTGGCGCGCGTCGGCCTTCTGACCAGCGACTGGCTGCGTGAGAAGCGCAAGTTTGCGATTGTCATGGCCTTTGTGGTCGCGGCCGTGCTGACCCCGCCGGACCCGATGTCCCAGATCGGTCTTGCACTGCCTGCGATCATTCTCTACGAGATTTCCATCTATATGGCTCGACTCGTGGAGAGGAAACGTGCTGCGGAATCCGCAAGTACGGAGCTGGAGGAGACCTGA
- the serS gene encoding serine--tRNA ligase, whose protein sequence is MHDIKWIRENPEAFDAALARRGAEPAAAGLIALDEKRRSVIQSLQDMQSRRNAASKEIGAAMAQKNMELAEKLKAEVADLKDKMPRAEEEDRQVTAELNDALSRLPNMPFDDVPDGKDEHDNVVTRVVGQKPGWNHAAKEHFEIGEALGYMDFERAAKLSGSRFTVLTSQLARLERALGQFMIDLHTSEHGYTEVSSPLMVRDEAMFGTGQLPKFAEDLFKTTDGRWLIPTAEVTLTNLVSGEILEQEKLPLRFTALTPSFRSEAGSAGRDTRGMLRQHQFWKCELVSITDAESAVAEHERMTACAEEVLKRLGLHFRTMTLCTGDMGFGARKTYDLEVWLPGQNTYREISSCSVCGDFQARRMNARYRGKDDKATKFVHTLNGSGTAVGRCLIAVLENYLNDDGSVTIPDVLLPYMGGLTRIEKAA, encoded by the coding sequence ATGCACGACATTAAATGGATACGTGAAAACCCCGAAGCTTTCGACGCGGCGCTTGCACGCCGTGGCGCGGAGCCTGCGGCCGCAGGCCTGATCGCGCTGGATGAAAAGCGCCGTTCCGTCATCCAGTCCCTGCAGGACATGCAGTCCCGCCGCAATGCCGCCTCCAAGGAAATCGGCGCAGCCATGGCGCAGAAGAACATGGAGCTTGCGGAAAAACTCAAAGCGGAAGTCGCCGACCTCAAGGACAAGATGCCGCGCGCCGAGGAGGAGGACCGTCAGGTCACCGCCGAGCTGAACGACGCCCTGTCGCGCCTGCCGAACATGCCCTTCGACGATGTGCCCGATGGCAAGGACGAGCACGACAATGTCGTGACCCGTGTCGTCGGCCAGAAGCCCGGCTGGAACCACGCGGCCAAGGAACACTTCGAGATTGGCGAAGCACTTGGTTATATGGATTTCGAGCGGGCCGCCAAGCTTTCGGGTTCGCGTTTCACCGTCCTCACCAGCCAGCTCGCGCGGCTGGAGCGGGCGCTCGGCCAGTTCATGATCGACCTGCACACCTCGGAACATGGCTATACCGAAGTTTCTTCGCCGCTGATGGTGCGGGACGAGGCTATGTTCGGCACCGGCCAATTGCCGAAGTTTGCCGAAGACCTGTTCAAGACCACGGATGGCCGCTGGTTGATCCCGACGGCCGAGGTGACGCTGACCAACCTCGTGTCAGGCGAAATTCTCGAACAGGAGAAGCTACCGCTTCGTTTCACCGCGCTCACACCGTCCTTCCGCTCGGAAGCGGGCTCGGCCGGTCGCGATACGCGCGGCATGTTGCGCCAGCACCAGTTCTGGAAATGCGAACTCGTCTCCATCACCGACGCGGAAAGTGCCGTTGCCGAACATGAGCGTATGACGGCATGTGCCGAGGAAGTGCTGAAACGTCTCGGCCTGCATTTCCGCACCATGACGCTCTGCACCGGTGACATGGGTTTTGGCGCCCGCAAGACCTATGATCTGGAAGTGTGGCTGCCGGGCCAGAACACCTATCGCGAAATCTCGTCCTGCTCGGTCTGCGGCGATTTCCAGGCGCGCCGCATGAATGCGCGCTACCGCGGCAAGGACGACAAGGCGACGAAGTTCGTGCACACGCTGAACGGTTCCGGCACGGCTGTCGGCCGCTGCCTGATCGCCGTTCTCGAAAATTACCTGAACGATGACGGCTCTGTCACAATTCCGGACGTGCTGCTGCCTTATATGGGCGGTCTGACTCGGATCGAGAAGGCGGCTTGA
- the surE gene encoding 5'/3'-nucleotidase SurE, with amino-acid sequence MRILLTNDDGIHAEGLAVLERIARTLSDDVWIVAPETDQSGLAHSLTLSEPLRLRKVSDKHFALRGTPTDCVIMGIREVLPEKPDLVLSGVNAGANMADDVTYSGTIAGAIEGTLQGVRSFALSQAFSHADGRIVPWEVAETYAPDLIRKLINVDLPDGTFLNLNFPNCAPKDVQGVSVTGQGKLDFGLTVEERQDGRGLPYYWLRFGERLGNFREGTDIHAIKHGKISVTPLKLDLTDYTVKDRVAQALGFGVTD; translated from the coding sequence ATGCGGATTTTGCTGACAAACGACGACGGTATCCACGCCGAAGGGCTGGCGGTGCTGGAGCGTATCGCCCGCACCTTGTCCGACGACGTCTGGATCGTTGCGCCGGAGACAGACCAGAGCGGGCTTGCTCACTCCCTGACGCTGTCCGAGCCGTTGCGGCTGCGCAAGGTTTCCGACAAGCATTTCGCGCTGCGCGGCACGCCGACCGATTGCGTCATCATGGGCATTCGCGAGGTTCTGCCGGAAAAACCCGATCTCGTGCTGTCGGGTGTCAACGCCGGCGCGAATATGGCCGATGATGTCACCTATTCCGGCACGATTGCCGGCGCCATTGAAGGCACGTTGCAGGGCGTGCGGTCGTTTGCGCTCAGCCAGGCCTTCAGTCATGCTGACGGGCGCATTGTGCCGTGGGAAGTGGCGGAGACTTATGCGCCCGATCTCATTCGCAAGCTGATAAATGTCGATCTGCCCGACGGCACGTTCCTCAACCTCAATTTCCCCAATTGCGCGCCAAAGGATGTGCAGGGCGTTTCCGTTACCGGGCAGGGCAAGCTGGATTTCGGCCTGACGGTGGAGGAACGGCAGGACGGTCGCGGTCTTCCTTATTACTGGCTGCGCTTCGGCGAACGCCTGGGCAACTTCCGCGAAGGCACCGATATCCACGCGATAAAGCATGGCAAGATTTCGGTCACGCCGCTGAAGCTTGACCTGACGGACTACACGGTGAAGGATCGGGTTGCGCAAGCACTTGGATTCGGAGTCACCGATTGA
- a CDS encoding protein-L-isoaspartate(D-aspartate) O-methyltransferase produces the protein MKSAMVEKEGFAALVLRLRGEGISDLDLLTAVEQTPRSKFVPAQFAADAYSSRTIPIDCGSFMEGADMAVKILARLQLKPGQRVLEIGTGSGFMTAIIARRVERVFSLERYKTLVQQAQNCLDDLSIRNVVIRQADGSNGLVGEGTFDRIVSTAAFTTMPRFFAEQIVSGGMMIAPIIVEGDRCVMTRFSKTGSRFEKEELFEAPYLPLSSHIARHL, from the coding sequence TTGAAATCTGCCATGGTCGAAAAGGAAGGTTTTGCAGCTCTCGTTCTGCGCTTGCGGGGCGAGGGGATTTCCGATCTCGACCTGCTGACGGCGGTTGAGCAGACGCCGCGCTCCAAATTCGTGCCTGCGCAATTTGCCGCCGACGCCTATTCCAGCCGCACCATCCCGATCGACTGCGGTTCCTTCATGGAAGGGGCCGACATGGCGGTGAAAATCCTCGCCCGTCTGCAGCTGAAACCCGGCCAGCGCGTGCTGGAGATCGGCACTGGCAGCGGCTTCATGACGGCGATCATTGCCCGTCGTGTCGAGCGGGTCTTTTCGCTGGAGCGCTACAAGACGCTGGTTCAGCAGGCGCAGAACTGTCTTGACGACCTTTCGATCCGTAACGTCGTCATCCGCCAGGCAGATGGCAGCAATGGTCTGGTGGGCGAGGGCACTTTTGACCGAATCGTTTCCACGGCCGCCTTCACAACGATGCCCCGCTTCTTTGCCGAGCAGATCGTTTCTGGCGGCATGATGATTGCGCCGATCATCGTTGAGGGTGATCGTTGCGTGATGACGCGCTTTTCCAAGACCGGCAGCCGCTTCGAGAAGGAAGAGCTGTTTGAAGCGCCCTATCTGCCGCTCAGCTCCCATATTGCCCGGCATTTGTGA